ACAAATAAAAGGTAAGAATACCAAACCTGAAATGTTGCTGAGAAAAATTCTTTTCTCCAAAGGTTATAGATATAGAATAAACAGTAAAAATTTACCGGGAAAACCTGACATTGTCCTTAAAAAATACAATACAGTAATTTTCGTAAATGGATGTTTTTGGCACGGACATAAAAACTGTAAATATTTTGTTATACCTAAAACTAGGACAGCGTTTTGGACTGCAAAAATTAATTCAAATATTAAAAGGGATCAAAATAATGTTGAGTCACTATTAAATCTTGGATGGAATGTCATTACGGTTTGGGAATGTGAATTAAAAAAAGATAAGATTGAGGAAACAATAGATAAACTGATTACGGAGCTAAAGAATAATATAGACATTTCTTGAAATTTCACTTTTGTCAAGATATAACTTCTTCGAATATAAGTAATCATCATCCTGAGAAAACTAGTCAGAAGTAAAATATTTTCCAATAACACTCTCTACAAGAAAATAGAGAAATTCCATTATCAATTCCGCTTCCTCCTTGGTGACAATCATACCTTCGCTTCTAAAATACTCAAGCACCTCCTCTATGGGTATTTTTTTTATTTCTTTTAATTGAGACATATATTTAGATGTTTAAGTTTAAATCCAAAAATAATAAATCCGAAAATTAACTTTCAACGAATTTTTGATGATATTTTTTGTAAATTTTTTATTAGTTTTTCGACAATCACTTTCATTTGAGTCACCTCTTCTTTTTTCAAATGTGTGATATGATGATGAAGAATCATATGGTAATCTAAATATGGGAAGAACTTAGTCCAGAATTCTTCAAACAGATAATTGTAATTTCTCAATTCAGGATTTGCAAACTCACATAGTCGCCACAAAGCATAATTGGATAAATAGTTCGGCATATAGTAAAGCTTTGCATAAATGTATGTCCTGCAAAATGAAAGAAAAAATAATGTGAAAAAGTATGGCAGACCTTGATAATTTCCTTTCTCATCTTCTGCTAATGCAAGAAACTGTTTAGAAAACTTCATTGTCGCCTCAAAGTAATAATCAAGATCGGAATAGTTCGGAGTATGTGGATATTCCCAATGAGGCTCCGGATGAAACGGATGAGATTGGTAAATTTTATTTTTGCTTTGAATAACATTTGCAAAGAAACTTTGATAAAAGTACAGATTCTTCTGAATCCAATATCGGTCGTGACTGATTAAAACAAAATCAGACAAAATTCTGTGCTGACTTTACCACTGATATTTTGCCACCAACAGAACACTGGCATGTAGAGCTGTCTAACAGCTCTTTTTTGCCTTCAATTTCAAAATCAGAAGTATTATCCCACTTAACAGGTGATGGAGAACAGAAAGACCTTAAAACCCTACACATTCCAAAAGGTTTAATATTACTGTTAGGTTGCTTGTCTTCCTCCGTTGCCTGTAGCTTATCTTCAATCTTCATAAAAGACTGACTGGTTACTGTGAGTGGGGCTGCTGAAGCTCCTTTATCACACTTTAGCTGAGTTGTATCCGTGATGTATTGTGGCATACTTTCATTTTTTTGAAGTTTTCTTTTTTAGTGCTACTCCAACAAGTTTTTTGATGTAACTATCTAGTTCCTTAGATTCATAAAAATCCATACAATACCAAAAGATGTAGTTAGCATTAGCATCTTCAAGATTTTCCAGAACTCCCCTTTTGTAATAATCTCCAGTAGTTTTATCTACGAAAGCATCTATAGCATTGAGATTATTGTAATCAGCTTTTTTAATCTGAAATATATAGGATGCTGAATAATCATGACTGACAAATGAAGGGTCAGCATTTTTGTAATTATTTGACAAACACTTATGTAAAGCATATTTTTTAAGAATTACATTTTCAGTTTGTGCTGTTATAATTGTACTAAAAAATACACATAAAGCTGCAATTATTATTTTGGCCTCATTTACTCTTCTTTCCATTAACAATTTCTTTAATATAACTATCTAATGCTTTTGATTCATAAAAATTAAAGCAATCTGCTGTTATTGTATTACTTGTACCAGTTTCAGAATGGTAAGATGACTCAATATTTGCTAAATCTTTTGTTTGTTTTTCAGTGAACTTTCTGATTTTGGCACTTTCTGTGTCAGAAATTTCACCTAAATCAAGAAATAGATTTTCAGATTTATCACTTAGTTGAAACTTACTATCCAAATAGGTAGTATCTGTCTTGTTATTATTTATATATATACAATTGCAATAAGCATATTTTTTCATATACCTAACCTTATTTTCTTTTGTCTGACTGTAAATGATGTTACTTAAAAAAAACAAACTAGCAACTATTAATTGACTCACTTTAACTCCCATATTCTTATTCTATTTGTTTGTACAAAATCTAACTCATCATTTCTATTTTTTGTTGGATAAAGCATATGAAAATAATACTTTGAACTTTTAGGGTCATCATGTTCTGCCCCACCTGGATATATTAAATGGCTACCATCCCAAAGTGTAAAATGCCCAGAAGCATCGGTCCATCCTGAGACATCAAATGTTATTATACCTTTAATAGCATATACCTTTAACCAGTCAGCTTGTGAAATCTTCTTTTTACTACTCCACAATTGTGTCCATTCTGATTGTGAAAGATTTTTTTTATTTTTAAAATTGGCTGGCATTTCAATTTTATCTAATTTTATATCAATCTCTGGTTTCCCAAGATGTTCAGATAAATACGGAGCTAATTCACGTACTCTATACCAGTAATTCAACTTGTCATCTCCTATGTGAACACCTCCTTTTGAACCTTTTGCCCTATACTTTGTATTATTATAGGGTAACTTATATCCACTATAATTTAGTCCTTTACTCATTCTGAATGCACAGGTATTTTCCCATGCTCTATTTTGTTTCAACATACTAAGTAAACCATTTCCAATATCTGTAATATAATGTATTTACATCCACAGAAGTATTAGGATAATTTTTAAGCATATCTCGCCAGCTTGGTCTTAAAACCTGAACAGGTCTTGTCTGTTGATTTCCACTTGTTGCAACGATACCTCTTCGTTGTTCTAACAATATAGGTAAACGGTTAATGATATTCATATTAATGTGTTTTTTATATAGTTTCTATCTCTTCATCTTTCATCAGTTCAAGAGTATAAGGTTTTAATGGTTCTTTAAAAACCACTATTCCATCTCTATCAACTACTCCTGATAACGTCAACTCAGTAAGACCTTCAGCCAAAGGTTCTCCATCATCAGACTTTATAGTAACATCAATGCTTTCCCCCTCTTCATAGTTTCTTGTTTGAACAATAAGATTCATATCTACAAAAAACTTGGAATCATCCATCAACGAAGCATTTTCTTCTTCGTAAGCCCAGTACATCGAGGCTATTTGTTTTTCTCTTGTATATTCAAAATCTCCATTCTGAGGAAGTTTATTCATTTGAGGGGCTTTATACTCAATCTTTTCTTTAGCCGTAAGCAATGAATTAGCACCATAAACATGCATTCTCTCTTTTGCTCCGAACTCTGTCTGCCCATCTGTATAACCAATTAACTTTTCCTTACCATAAAGGTCTAGGTGAGCTTTTGCTGATATTTCAGTATTGGTTCCTGCATTTATTGCAGTTTTCTTACCACTGTCTTGTGTGATTTCTTGTTTCGCGATAACTCTTATGTTCTGCCCAACATTTGTATCCATGTTCTTACCTACATGGGTTTCGATATTTTCTTCAATATCAAACTTTAGATTCTTTGATTTTATAGTTATGGTCTCAGGAGCCGTAATATTAATATTGCTTCCTTCAGTATCAAACCTCAACTCATTCCCACTCTTATCTGTTAAAAGAATACTCTCATCCTCTGTAAACACTAGTCTATGTCCGCTTCTAGTCTGTAGAGACTTCACACGATTATCCATACCGCCTCCCAAACCTATACCACCATGAAACATTCCCCCCATTGCGAAAGGAAAATCTGGATTATGGTATTCAAAACCTACCATTACTTGGTCTCCTATCTCTGGAACTGCAACGAAACCCCTATTTTGATTTATAACATCTGTACCTCCAGCATCAGGACTCATCATTCGAATAAAATGAGTATTATCATTTACTTGCCAATCGAACCTGACTTGGATTCTACCCTGGTTTAAAGGGTCAACATTAGAAATCACCGTAGCTATCTGTGGTTCAGCTTTTGGTATTTCATAATCTGGTTTAGGCATATAACCTGTACCTTCTGCAATAGCCTCAAAACTTCCCGAATAAAATCCTCTTCCATCAACTTCATGGTTTACTTCTGTCATCATTAATGTGGTGAAGTGTGAGGTTTGATTACTACTTTGATTTCTCATATCAATATCTGCTACACATCCTACGTAAAGAAAAGGAACTGTAGTATTTCCAGAAACAGTAAATACTTCTACTGCTTTACTTCCCCTAGCACTTTTTTGAGAATCATCTACATCCATAAACATATTAGCGTTGATAGGGGTTGGTGTAAGCGACCTTGTTTTGAAAATAGATTCGTTCAGCTTGTATGCTTTTTGAGATAAG
The sequence above is a segment of the Chryseobacterium sp. MYb264 genome. Coding sequences within it:
- a CDS encoding very short patch repair endonuclease translates to MTDKHTPEQRRFNMQQIKGKNTKPEMLLRKILFSKGYRYRINSKNLPGKPDIVLKKYNTVIFVNGCFWHGHKNCKYFVIPKTRTAFWTAKINSNIKRDQNNVESLLNLGWNVITVWECELKKDKIEETIDKLITELKNNIDIS
- a CDS encoding DUF4280 domain-containing protein; translation: MPQYITDTTQLKCDKGASAAPLTVTSQSFMKIEDKLQATEEDKQPNSNIKPFGMCRVLRSFCSPSPVKWDNTSDFEIEGKKELLDSSTCQCSVGGKISVVKSAQNFV
- a CDS encoding T6SS effector amidase Tae4 family protein → MLKQNRAWENTCAFRMSKGLNYSGYKLPYNNTKYRAKGSKGGVHIGDDKLNYWYRVRELAPYLSEHLGKPEIDIKLDKIEMPANFKNKKNLSQSEWTQLWSSKKKISQADWLKVYAIKGIITFDVSGWTDASGHFTLWDGSHLIYPGGAEHDDPKSSKYYFHMLYPTKNRNDELDFVQTNRIRIWELK
- a CDS encoding type VI secretion system Vgr family protein, producing MNKDISNSEKILRNQIIGINRTVKLDIVVNGLLINSFKYFRLNESAKTHHSFELILAHDSLEEVQNHNLEQAQQFLGKRITVVFKYKEVDMESPEMTFVGLVTKVAFSQEKMSLGNIVLKGHSPTILMDSAPHTQSFGGAQPVNTSIIASKIIKETLGNDDFDVRIDTQNKSYINYSTQYCETHYNYLARLAEAYGEQFYYEGDILHFGKLPQTKKAIKLVYGSNVTDIQVELKAVHTKPEYFGYNSSNNSKMLGSDNEIKHVGDLSQKAYKLNESIFKTRSLTPTPINANMFMDVDDSQKSARGSKAVEVFTVSGNTTVPFLYVGCVADIDMRNQSSNQTSHFTTLMMTEVNHEVDGRGFYSGSFEAIAEGTGYMPKPDYEIPKAEPQIATVISNVDPLNQGRIQVRFDWQVNDNTHFIRMMSPDAGGTDVINQNRGFVAVPEIGDQVMVGFEYHNPDFPFAMGGMFHGGIGLGGGMDNRVKSLQTRSGHRLVFTEDESILLTDKSGNELRFDTEGSNINITAPETITIKSKNLKFDIEENIETHVGKNMDTNVGQNIRVIAKQEITQDSGKKTAINAGTNTEISAKAHLDLYGKEKLIGYTDGQTEFGAKERMHVYGANSLLTAKEKIEYKAPQMNKLPQNGDFEYTREKQIASMYWAYEEENASLMDDSKFFVDMNLIVQTRNYEEGESIDVTIKSDDGEPLAEGLTELTLSGVVDRDGIVVFKEPLKPYTLELMKDEEIETI